Below is a genomic region from Periplaneta americana isolate PAMFEO1 chromosome 7, P.americana_PAMFEO1_priV1, whole genome shotgun sequence.
TAATTTGAGTGGTATTAAGACACCTTGTATCACATTTCTGATAGAACTACGAATTTAGACCTATACATTTACTAACACCTGTAGTCTGTAGTCTTTCCTCCTGAATTCTAAGTTAAATGCACAAGACCATATTTACCGACTTTTTCTTTTCAGACTTACATTCTTAAGAGGTAAGAGATGAAGGTACATACGACAAATTAAACTCATTTCGTGATTAAGAAACCATATCCATGTAATTAATAATACAGAAATCCTTACACACAGGCATGAATTATTAATaactacatgaaataatttttttcctttttttttacaaacagtgcattaaaaatcaatttacccaaaaacagaacaaataaagaaaaaacaatgtGTTCAACCGTAaggtttaaaataacaatacaacccataaaaaaaaactctaacTGCCCACCTTTGTTCCCAGTGTTATGCTATCATGTTCAAAGCCCGCGCAGTTCATTATTGTTTAATTCCCTAGTTTGCAATGTGTAACATCCATTGGAAATAAACTTAACTTGTCattctttgttaattttattttaatgcacaCATCCTACAGTATTTCTTACCTAACCATTAAAAAATTTGGCTTAGTCCATGCAATTGAAATTACATATTCCGAACAAAATGTTGTTTTCCCACCATTCAGAATGTACTGTTGCAGCATTGTGTTAAGATGATAATGGATTCGGACTTTTCATCTTGAGGAGATCGCACTGCAATTTCAGCGTTTATCTTTAGAAGGACAGAGTGCATTGGAGTTTCTTGCCCCCAGGGACGGGCTTACTTCTTGGTCCCAGGGGGCAGGGTTGGTTTGCCGCGATCCTTTCCACGCAATTTTATTCCTGTTGGGCAAAAATGTGTATCTTaatttacactgtcatatataCAATAATTAGACATATGTAACTAATTTACACTACAACACGAGTGCCTGTTATCAATAAAGAATTATTCTACACTTCAGAGCACTGAAGTATGGACCCATATCTGCTGGATTATGAGCACTTTGCCACCTTCAATGATCAGTATTAATGACTCTGCTTCCAATATTATTAATGCATACCTCACctcatataatattatttagaAACACGCAGACACAGGatttgatgtaaaaaaaaaagcactgtacTGTTGTGCATGCACATTATGGCAGCTTAGCCTCTTATGAACTCGtggaatatatttaaaatagatgTGGGTGTGAACAGGCATTACAGCACTGCTACAATTAAcgaattctttatttgtttcagGGCAGAGGTAAGAATTTTGTCTTGTGCAATTTTCAGGACAATTCCTACCATCAttgtgatgggggggggggggagattaaCAATGCTATATTATCAACTAACTTAAAACTAGGATGCGTACATTCCAAGATTAACTTAAAACTGTTTTCATTCGCCACAATGACACACAGTCCAAAAGCCAATAGACCCTTAGATCAAAACTTTGAACAGAGGCTGAATAATGAGCAAATTTGAATtacggaagaagaaaaaaaaaagttacatattatgaaatttatttcaattaagcaTTATGTTATATGTTAATTTTGATAAAGCTTatagtaaacaataaaataaattaaaacatgatGTTAAAACTCATATTTTTACCTCCTTCGCACTTCTGATAAATAACAGCTTTAGTAATTGTGTAATCAATTACAAAATGCCCACCTCTGATAAGAACAAAGTGAAGAGTAgcctatatattaatgtatggtctTACCGTTCTTTTCCATTtgtcattttcttttgaaaaaacttgtatgtatgtatttattaacactataattgggtatacacccggtggcagtgatatataatatacagtaattacaattacatgaaataaaataaaataaacgtaaatgaaataaacgtaaatctataaatagtagatgcaataaacctaggactataattaaaaactattctataataacgcctacgataagcaaaagtaaatctaacttataagtacttctatttcacgcaactattaccaatttaaataattacatatcacatttGTGTTCTTGAAATAATTTAGCGACAGACCTCTACATAACAGCAGCTTAATATTAATGATACTTCAATCGATAAATAAAAAACCAAAAGCTAGTACTTATAAAAAATCAATTGCTGGTCTTATATTAAAAATCAGCATTttcttattattgtgttattttttcaATAGTACGagtgttacaatacttcttgcgtaaaatgtttaataaataaccagatttacttcaatggtcaatatctcgaaaacaggtttctggtggttggtctcttattgcataACTCCGTTCAATTCATTGTTGTGATGTTTTGAACACACAAAAACAACATTAATTTCCTGTCATTGCCTCAGTGGttcgaattttgttatttttgttactatagtaaaatgactttgaagttcttttatctcattaaaaaggttgcgggttcgatcccgggccaggtcgatggcatttaagtgtgcttaaatgcgacaggctcatgtcagtagatttattggcatgtaaaagaactcctgcgggacaaaattccggcacatccggtgacgctgatataacctctgcagttgcgagtgtcattaaatgaaacttaacatttaacatttctcattaaaataataaaaaattataaacttgaaattttggTCACAAAGAAAGGTAAAATTATACTATAAAGCTCTCTAATATTTTAGGACTGTAAAAACTGTACTATTTACATCTATAAATTTCTGGGGGTAAATCTTACCCCCTCACCCctggaaatgtaattaattattgcttCATCTTAAAACATCCCATTGTTCTTAAGGAGGCATGTTAATACTCtttcttataattaataattgaaaaagagaagacgGTGTTGATCTTTACAATATCAACCAATTACCTCATACTTTTTGCGATATTTCTTCTTACACTGTGTGTAATATTACGATGAGAAGTGAAAATCGTACCATAGCCCACCTTCGCCTGTGAGTGTAGAATTTTCCTTTTGCGTGTAACAGACGAAACACTAGACCCACCTGAATCCTTTCAAGAGACATTGCTACTGtacgtaattattattgttcaataaaGGCTCTTCAGTACACACAGAAAACAGTCCATctctgaatttgaaaaaaatctaAATCTATCTCTGTTTATAGCGAGAGACTTCACACTAGCATTTGGTGTTAAGGCTTGGAAATATCATTGTTTAGTCTTGAAGCGATAACATGCGAACCAGGCGACGTACGAATTCAGTTCTTGTACTGCCAGATTCAGATTTCGTATCTCTATCGAATGACACAGCTTAAAATACAATCCTGTGTATAAATATGGGGCGCGCAAGAAAGGAAAAAGCGACGTGTCAGAGAGACTTTGTTTGGACTTTACTAGGCAAGACTGCCTCACTAGGATTGGCTAGTCGACAGAGACCGGCTTGAACTAGCTCCATCTTATATGCCTTATTCTGAAAGCACTCTACTGTCAGGCTATTTTTAGCTTTCATATCATACGAACGAAGTATACTGTGTAAATCTCGTtgactaaatgaaaaaaattaattttttcaggttGTCATCGGGTAAGGAGGAGTACATCTgcaattaagtgacatatttccACCTAACAACTGTTGTAACAGGGAAATACACTTACCAATAGCTCTCTCAATCTTCCCAATAACAACCTGGTTGGGAATTCCACGTCCAGCTTCATAATCATTGATGACTTGCGGCTTCTCATTTactttctataaataaataaaaaaaaaatgggagaaactagcgctgagtttgTTCCGATAATTTCGGAAGGGAAAATTCGCCATTACACTACCTTACTACTGACAacataagaaaagtaaaaaaaaaaaaaaaaatcagctttCGTTcagcgtatatgcaaggcataataaaagcctaaactaacctaacctgtcacagattcatatatgcagattgtacataacgtaaaactttcgtaatgtcaccaagttatgttggtattacaGAGGAGACAGCTGAAGGTGTGTTTCCGAAATCATAGGAACAAACTCAGCACTAGTTTAaccaaaaaaaatgttaaaagttttaaaatgagACTGTTTCTAGATAATATCGACAAGCTAATATGGAGACAACCACTAGACCGGTATATACAAATCTTACAGTTGCCAGTTCCTTCTGACTCCATCCTTTCGACTGACGTCCCTGTTGAATCATTCGACCAAGGTCCAGCGGAATTTTATCATGTTTCAGTTCTTCGGTCTCTCTGTCCAGCTTGGCTGTATTTTTTGTGGTGACGTGCTGCTTGTTTGTTGCAGCTCCCCCTGAAAAAAACAGTGTCATGTAAACTCTGCTAATTGTTGAAGCGTTTTACATGTTCATTACAACAGGATGTGTTAGATTTATTTCCAATTATTAAAACACCGGAATATCTatgaaaagtatttttttatacatcttgattacttcGGAAAACATataatgtgtctttcacgtgtttttTTAATTGTGCAAGTAGCTAACATGTTACAACGATTTTTATATCCGGTAAAATTGAATGCACTGATTATAATCAAATTATTTCAGTCTTAGGCCGAGTCCGCTTACACTTTTGCTGAGTATCCACTTGAAAACCCTGGCGACGAGCTGCATTGATGGCCTGaaataaattgttgaaataatGTGCAATAATTTCAATCGTTAATACACTTAAATAAAGGTTAAAGTCGTTACTTTCCCAGAGGCATCAAGACTGACAAATTGCATATCACTAATATATGGAATAATTTGACTCGGCAAGGAATATCCTATCTCAATGTATGTAAGTGCAACAACATTAAGGTTAAGAGACTAATCATACCTGTTCTGATTTCATTGCAGATGCCTTTGGAGGCTTTTTTCTAAGAATTGTAACTGTTTCCCAATCAGCCATTGTCTAGGATTTGATGTGGTATCCAAAAGTGTATTACAGCGCTGGCCTTCGAAAccttaattgaataatttcactcccaaaaatatacaacataaaaatataGGTTTTCTTGTTCACTTTATGACTTGATTCGGTTTCCTTTCTGCACGACCCGTTCAGTTCATAAAGCTCAAACCTGCTGGCTGCTGCGCTCTGCTGACTGTTCCG
It encodes:
- the LOC138703698 gene encoding endothelial differentiation-related factor 1 homolog, whose translation is MADWETVTILRKKPPKASAMKSEQAINAARRQGFQVDTQQKWGAATNKQHVTTKNTAKLDRETEELKHDKIPLDLGRMIQQGRQSKGWSQKELATKVNEKPQVINDYEAGRGIPNQVVIGKIERAIGIKLRGKDRGKPTLPPGTKK